Proteins from one Faecalibacterium sp. I3-3-33 genomic window:
- a CDS encoding cytidylate kinase-like family protein gives MAKTIITLGREYCTGGRYIAEDVANALGIKLYDKELITMAAKNSGLSEEAVAASEKRHTHSLLYSLYTMGNELPLGDQVFILQSRIIKQLAEEGPCVILGRCGDYVLRERKDVLRVFVYAPKEWRLQYAKTNPLVKAKDEKGIKEEVEKTDRNRSAYYNYYTQNRWGDAHNYDLAINAALGRETCVKMILDAAAAKEKTL, from the coding sequence ATGGCAAAGACGATCATCACTTTGGGCCGTGAGTACTGCACCGGCGGACGCTACATCGCAGAGGACGTGGCAAATGCGCTGGGCATCAAGCTTTACGACAAGGAGCTGATCACCATGGCAGCAAAGAACTCCGGCTTGTCGGAGGAGGCTGTTGCCGCCAGCGAGAAACGGCACACCCACAGCCTGCTGTACAGCCTGTACACCATGGGTAACGAGCTGCCGCTGGGCGATCAGGTGTTCATTCTGCAGAGCCGTATCATCAAGCAGCTGGCCGAGGAAGGCCCCTGCGTGATCCTTGGCCGCTGCGGTGACTACGTTCTGCGGGAGCGCAAGGACGTGCTGCGGGTGTTCGTGTATGCACCCAAGGAGTGGCGCTTGCAGTACGCCAAGACGAACCCTCTGGTAAAAGCCAAGGACGAAAAGGGCATCAAGGAAGAGGTGGAAAAGACCGACCGCAACCGCTCGGCCTACTACAACTACTACACCCAGAACCGCTGGGGCGATGCCCATAACTACGATCTGGCCATCAACGCCGCCCTTGGCCGCGAGACCTGCGTAAAGATGATCTTAGACGCAGCCGCCGCCAAGGAAAAGACGCTGTGA
- a CDS encoding MATE family efflux transporter translates to MKANQSQTAPAEVRENIMGTMEINPLLLKLSIPMMISMLVQALYNVVDSVFVSHVSESALTAVSLAFSLQNVMIAVGVGTGVGVNALLSKSLGEKNQGRANTTAENGIFLSLCSFAVFFVIGLTCMKPYFYAQTSDPVIAQQGIQYLSVCCIFSLGIFTQTMGEKLLAATGRTHLSMISQLVGAVVNIILDPIFIFGYCGEALSGTTGAAVATVIGQFCGAGMTLYFNTRKNPDIQISFKGFRPSAKAIGRIYTVGLPSIAMQCVGSLMTFGMNLILMAFSATAVAVFGVYFKLQSFVFMPIFGLNNGMVPIIGYNYGARRPDRVKKTIKLSVCYAEGIMLAGFCVFQFAPGLVLSIFAASDAMLAIGIPAMRIICLHFLLAGVSIVLSSVFQALGNGVFSLIVSVCRQLFVLLPAAWLLAQTGNVNNVWWAFLIAEVVSILMSLAFYARINKTTIAPLYH, encoded by the coding sequence GTGAAAGCAAATCAATCGCAGACCGCACCCGCCGAGGTGCGGGAAAATATCATGGGCACCATGGAGATCAATCCCCTTTTGCTGAAACTCAGCATCCCGATGATGATCTCCATGCTGGTGCAGGCGCTGTACAACGTGGTGGACTCGGTGTTCGTGTCCCATGTCAGCGAGAGCGCCCTTACCGCCGTATCGCTGGCCTTTTCATTGCAGAATGTCATGATCGCCGTAGGCGTGGGCACCGGCGTGGGCGTGAACGCCCTGCTGAGCAAGAGCCTTGGCGAGAAGAACCAGGGCCGCGCCAACACCACCGCAGAAAACGGCATCTTCCTTTCCCTGTGCAGCTTTGCGGTGTTTTTTGTCATCGGCCTTACCTGCATGAAGCCCTACTTCTACGCCCAGACCAGTGACCCCGTCATCGCGCAGCAGGGCATTCAGTATCTGTCGGTTTGCTGCATCTTCAGTCTGGGCATTTTCACCCAGACCATGGGCGAAAAGCTGCTGGCCGCCACCGGCCGCACCCATCTGAGTATGATCAGCCAGCTGGTGGGTGCCGTGGTGAACATCATTCTGGACCCCATCTTCATCTTCGGCTACTGCGGCGAGGCACTGTCCGGCACCACCGGCGCGGCGGTGGCTACGGTCATCGGCCAGTTCTGCGGTGCAGGCATGACCTTGTACTTCAACACCCGCAAAAACCCAGATATCCAGATCAGCTTCAAAGGCTTCCGTCCCAGCGCCAAGGCCATTGGCCGCATCTACACCGTGGGTCTGCCCAGCATCGCCATGCAGTGCGTGGGCAGCCTGATGACCTTCGGCATGAACCTGATCCTGATGGCCTTCTCGGCTACGGCGGTGGCGGTGTTCGGCGTCTACTTCAAGCTGCAAAGTTTCGTGTTCATGCCCATTTTCGGCCTGAACAACGGCATGGTGCCCATCATCGGCTACAACTACGGTGCCCGCAGGCCGGACCGCGTGAAAAAGACCATCAAGCTGTCGGTGTGCTACGCCGAAGGCATCATGCTGGCGGGCTTCTGCGTGTTCCAGTTCGCGCCCGGGCTGGTGCTGAGCATCTTTGCCGCCAGTGATGCCATGCTGGCCATCGGCATCCCGGCCATGCGCATCATCTGCCTGCATTTCCTGCTGGCAGGCGTCAGCATCGTGCTCAGCTCGGTGTTTCAGGCGCTGGGCAACGGCGTTTTCAGCCTGATCGTTTCGGTCTGCCGTCAGCTGTTCGTGCTGCTGCCGGCGGCGTGGCTGCTGGCACAGACCGGCAATGTCAACAATGTCTGGTGGGCCTTCCTCATTGCGGAAGTCGTCAGCATCCTGATGAGTCTGGCCTTCTATGCCCGTATCAACAAGACCACCATCGCACCCCTGTACCACTGA
- a CDS encoding HdeD family acid-resistance protein, whose product MVKKLKWNLIFMSLLYVGLGIFLVMKPGTALNIVCYALGGVVLACAAVQLIRYFVVERGVFQSQLTLISGLVCLALGVFLLLRSDIVVSILPIVFGLFVIFDAIGRVQNALDLRRCGYDSWKGFLLLPVLSVVLGVVLIANPFGAMETLVMAIGVILIVEGAINLLSALYTILAVRRFAKLHPETQSVLESITGEDLNGDGVVAPDVTRTDAEATAVELDHVDESATVEQEERK is encoded by the coding sequence ATGGTAAAAAAGCTGAAGTGGAACCTGATCTTCATGAGCCTGCTGTACGTCGGGCTGGGCATTTTTCTGGTCATGAAGCCCGGCACGGCGCTGAACATCGTCTGCTACGCGCTGGGCGGCGTGGTGCTGGCCTGCGCAGCGGTGCAGCTGATCCGCTACTTTGTGGTGGAGCGCGGGGTGTTCCAGAGCCAGCTTACCCTGATCTCCGGCCTTGTCTGCCTTGCACTGGGTGTTTTTCTGCTGCTGCGCAGCGATATCGTGGTAAGCATCCTGCCCATCGTGTTCGGCCTGTTCGTCATCTTTGACGCCATTGGCCGGGTGCAGAACGCCTTGGACCTGCGCCGCTGCGGCTACGACAGCTGGAAGGGCTTTCTGCTGCTGCCGGTGCTCAGCGTGGTGCTGGGCGTGGTGCTGATCGCAAACCCCTTCGGCGCCATGGAAACGCTGGTGATGGCCATCGGCGTTATCCTGATCGTGGAAGGTGCCATCAACCTGCTCAGCGCCCTGTACACCATCCTTGCGGTGCGCCGCTTTGCCAAGCTGCACCCGGAGACCCAGTCCGTGCTGGAATCCATCACCGGTGAGGACCTGAACGGCGATGGCGTTGTTGCCCCGGACGTGACCCGCACCGATGCAGAGGCTACCGCCGTAGAGCTGGACCATGTGGACGAGAGCGCCACCGTGGAGCAGGAGGAGCGAAAGTAA